TTTGCCATGTCCACGGGCATCGGTTCGCCGATGACGGTTGACGCCGCCCTCCTCAGGGACCGACATCGTGGCCCAGCGCAAGCTGGTTCGACAACGAGGCAGCCATCGGAGAATCGGTCCGGGTTGGTTGCTTTGACCCGGCAGGTATGCTACTCACAGTCCACGATAAGTCAGCCTGAGTACTCCCCGATGCGCGCACCTCATAGTCGTCCTCACGGCGGTATGTTGATCATCATCCTGGCCGGAATCATGCTTGGCTGTCAGAGCACACCGCCTATCACCGAGGGCTATCCTCATCAGCAGGCGCTACGAGGACAAACCAAGGAACAGGTGCTGGCCTGTGCCGGTCCACCCCTCCAAGAACGGGAGGAGGGAGCGGTGACCATGCTCCGGTATTATCGAGAAGCCCCCCTGCTGGAAGAATCCATGGTGTCCTCGAAGAGCAGCCGACCCACCGTGCATCACGGCTGCTGGGCAACGGTCGTGATCCAACACCAACGAGTCGACCAGGTGCGGTATCGCTTCGTACCGAGTTCCGTCGATGCCTCCAACGACTGCGAAGAGATCTTCGCCAACTGCCCGGAATGACGGCCCGGCAATACAGGAGTCCTGCTCTAGCTTGGCTGGTACTGCTCACCGGCTTGCTGACGGTGATTGCGCCCTGGCCGGAACCGGCCTTCGGGCTGGAAAAATACGGGCGCCCGCTCCCCTCCATGGATGAGCCGGAACATGAAGCGCGCGAGGAAGAGGAGACGCTGTTCGGCGGCTACCTGCTGACCGGAGCCTTTGTAAAAAATCCCACGTTCGCCGCCAGGCCTGACAATACCGGACTCGTCGGCATGCGCCACATGCTGCACTTGGAAACGGACCTCTATAAGCAATATCTCACGTTTTACACCGATCAGAACTTTTTCTCCGACCGCACCGACGGATGGATCGAGTTGACGGAATGGGACGGCACCTTTGCCTTCACCGGCGTGCTCGATCGCTTCAATTGGCGGCTGCAGTACGAACGAGATGCCCCGCTGGACCGTCGTGGCCTGAAACAGGCCTACGCCGATGCGCTCGTCACAGCCCGGTTTCAAGCGATTCAGGACTCCACCTGGTGGCGGCGTACCTTCCCGAACCAGAATCTCACGGCCTACGCCGGCGCGGGATGGCTCTTCCACAACAGTCAATACTTCGCGCGCCCCAACAACACGGGCCGGGCGTTGTTCCGATATGTCGCCCATGCCGATCTGGACGTCTACAAAAACAAGGTCGTCCTGTACGGAGACATGAATCTCTTCACCGACCGTGAAGCGAGCAACACCCTGAACCCTTCCGAGCTCGATTGGATCGTCGGCATCGCCGTCCGCTGGAAGGATACGGAACTGGCCTTCTACCGCGAAGAAGACCGGCCACTGGACCAGTCCGGCCTGGTTCAAAAGTATTACGCAGTCCAATTGCGCTTCGCGTTCGACGTGTCGAAGGGAGCCCTGGAACGGATGGGATTGAAGCGGTAGGAGGGAGACTATCGAGCGGCGAGGTGGCTACGCACATCCTGCACGTAGGTTTTAAACGGGTCTGCCATAAAGAAGGGCGCCGTTCCACGCAGTTTGAAATTCGACCAATTGATGATGTACTCGCAGGCCATTTGTTCCTCGAAATCGAGCGGTGCATCCGGCACGACTCCGGCCGCTCCGCTATCGAGCAGATGCCTGACCAACTCACCGCGTCCGAACGCCCGTGTGTTGCGAGGCGGATGCTCCTGCGCAAGGGCAACGATCTTATCGGTCGTCAGGCGCGGTCCTCGCCCCTCCTCCTCGAGACCGTAGCAGAGTCCCCGCTCAGGATGCAGATTGTGATATTCGAGGTCGAGACTCTTCAACATGGGATCGTCCCACGCACACTGCTCGGCCTCCCGATACGTCTCTAAGAGCCACAGCTTCGAGGCCCAATCGATACGACCGACCAGTTTTTCGTAGCCGCCGCGCAAGTCGGTCAACACCGACTCCCATTGCTCCAGCACCCAATCCGTCTCCTCGTCCTGGCCTTTGCAATGACGCCGGGCCGCGGCCAGAAACTGCTCCTGAATATCGACGGCCGACATCGACTGTCCCGACTCCAAGCCGACGATCCATTGGCGATCCGGGTCGCGAGAAATATCCTGCAGCGCCTCGACCGGCTCCTGGATCCCCAGACCGCGCGGGGCCTGACCGGCCTCAATCAGTTGCAACACCAGCCCAGTCGTCCCCATCTTGAGCGCCGTGGCGTATTCGGCCATATTCGAATCTCCGCACAAGAGATGAATCCGGCGGTATTGATTCGGATCGGCCAACGGCTCGTCACGTGTATTGACGATCGCACGGTTGTGTTGCACCCACTCGAAGAAATCGTTGACGATGTAGTCGGCCCGTTGAGAAATCTGGAACGGCACGATCGATCGATCCTGCGCATCCCGCAGCCCCGGCCGATGCAGGATGAGTCCTCCGACTTGCACCCATTCGTTGGGGTCGCTCGCGCAGCCGATGCGGCCCGCCCCGGTGAAAATCTGGCGGGTGACAAGGAAGGTGACCAGCGGCGCCAGGCCGCGCCGGGAAAAAGGAAATTGTCGCGTGACGAGGTAGTTTTCGTGCGAGCCGAACGTTGCATCGGTCTCGTGATCGATATTGTTCTTGATGAGCGACACCGTCTCGTCCAGCCCCAGCGCCGTCACCGCATCTTGAATAATGCGATCTCCGGCACGATCCGATGCCACCAGATCCGCCAGGGTCGTACACTCCGGAGAGGCGTATTCCAGATGCCCCATGTCGATGTAGATGCGCCCGGCATTCGTCAAGAACCCGCCATTTCCAGGTGGCTCATCGTGTCCACGATGGTGCAGGTCGAGGACCCCTCGCCGTTCGATTTGAAAAATGTGGTCGCGAATCCGCTGCGCCACCCAGGAGGGGGAATGGTCGGGCCGATCCTGGTTCACAAGGAGGCCGTATTCCGTTTCAAGCCCGAAGATACGGTTCAACATGTTAGGTGGCGGCCGGTGCGCTGACAGCCGGCGGTAGCAGACCGCCCAGTTCAGCGGGACGAAGCGCGCGATATTTGGCCGATCCAGGCCCGCGGCGCTCCAACAGGACACATTCTAGTGCTTTCTCGGCAACGGTCTGACGCACATGCGCCAGCAACGCCGCCTTGTCAGGGAGGCTCGAACCGTCGCCCTCCGTCTGTTCTTCCGATACCCGGGTTGAGGAAGACTCCGCAGCCGGGGACTCGGACGCCGCTTGAGCTAACGAGCCGACGGCCCAGGTACACAGGGCGAGTTCCACGGCCTGCGCCAGCGAGGCCTGCGCAAACGCCGGTTGCGATTCGACATACCGTCGCATCCGGCCCTGCACGGAAGCCTTCGCGCCCAATGCCGCCCAGCCCCGGCTTTCCTCGAAATTTCCGTCGTAGTTGATCGAGAGAAACAGGTCTCGCTCGGGTTTCACGCCCAATTCAGCAAGGAGAATTTTGGCAATGAAGGGCGCTTTATAAATTTCTTCAAAGGCCTGCTTGATGGTCGGTGCCAGCCCATACTTCATGAGCCTGGCGCCGGTGACATCGGAGGGCGATCGATTGAATCCCTCCACATGGGCCATCTCCAGGAGGGAGAAGCGCAGCTTTTCCAGATCTGCCGGGTGCCCCATTCCGCCCAGCGCAATACGATCGTAAATCTCATACAGCTTGGGCGTTCCACGGCTGACGGTCAGCATCAATATCCCGTCGGCACAGGCCAATGCGACGACCGGTGAGCCCTTCGCAAACTGCTCATCGAGATACTGGCGTCGATTGCCGACCGCCTCAATCCACCGATAGGGTTCTTCATACATAACGTGCCACCTTCACCATAGGGATCAATAACCAGCACCATAGGGATCAATAACCAGCCGTTTATCTGTTAGCGTCCGCGCAGCACTTCGCTCTCGTACAATCGTTTCAATTCCGCATCCGGAAGGGTCTGCACACCGGACGCCTTGATGAGTTTCACCACCGGATAGAGATTCAGCTCCCGATTCACCCCGCCCGTGGCTGAATCGAATTCCGCTGCACTGGACAGCAACCGGAGCGCCTGGATCGTGGCCTGCTCCTCAGGGAGGGTGGCCAAGGGCTGCGGGCCCCAGGTGTTCACATAATGCAGGATCCCGCGAATCGTCGGCGAACCGGAACCGGACACCGCATACTCCACCGCTTCGAACTCGGCCCCAAGAATGTCGTAGAAATAAATTTTGGCAGACTCCTGCTCCTGGTCATATCCGGCAAAGACGGGAACCACCGCCCCGGTCCCTGCCAACGCCGCCGGCACGTTCTCCTTGAGCAACTTGGAGACCGCCCGCAGCTTGCCTTCGAAACTCAACTCCTGCAATTGCGTGCGCCGGTAATATTTGAATGAGTGCTCCAACACGCGCACCATCTCATACGCCGTCGCCGGCACCCCTGCGATGGCCATCACGCTATGGCGATCGATCTCCAGCACCTTGTCGGTGCGGTCGTACATCACCATGTTGCCCGCCGTCGCCCGGCGATCGCCTGCGACCAAGACACCATCGCGATACTTCAAGGCCAGAATTGTGGTGGCAGTCGGAACCTCCATCCCGGCCGCCGCGGCCACAGGATTCCCGAACTGATACCCCTGCTCCTTCAAGAGCTGAAAAAAGTCCCCTTGCATCCCCATTGCTTACCTCGTTAGACGTGAAACGTCAAAGGTGGACCAACGATCGCTTCAATCCTCAGACCCGCGACCTTTCACGTTTCACTTTTTACCTTTCACGTTTATTGGCCCGTACGTTGCCGGTAACGCTCTGCTTGCTTCGGATCGACCTTCCGCATCCGCTTCAGCAGATTGTCCTTATCCGGCGAGCCCGTTTCAGGCCGGCGAGGCCCCCCGCCTTCTTCCGACGGCCCCGACGGTTTCGGCATGGGATCGCCCGGTGCCTCACGACGTTCCGGCATCAACATATATCGCATGGTTACCCGTCCTTTCGTCTCGACCACGCCGCCAGCGCATCGGCTGGAGACGCCGCAGCTTCCAACAACGCGGCACAGGCCTGCACCGCATCCGGCTCGAAGAGGTCACCCATCTCAAGTGTCCGCGCACGCAGCCCCCCGGAAAACTGCACCCGCTCCCATTGCATCCCCGTGATCTGCTCCGGGAACCGTCTCACACACAATCCGCGAAGCCCGCCTCTGGTATCTGAGGGTCCCGCCACCAGAGCCTGCGCGATGTCACGCTCGCTCGTCATGCGCCAGGTCTTCCCTTCCATTTCGAGACCCAGAAACAGGCCGCGGTCGGGGTTCACATTGTGGTATTCCAGGTCCAAGCTGGCGAGCCATGGATCTTCCCACACCAGCCGCTCTTCCCGCATGAATGTCTCGAGCAGCCACTGCTTGGTCACCCAGTCGAGTTTGCCGACTAATTGCGTGCGATTCTGACGAAGCGCACCGAGAGTCTCCTGCCATTCCCGCAATACCCAGTCGGCGTCCGGATCACTGCCCGCACAGCATCGACTCGCCACGTTCCAGTATTCTTCCTGAATCGCCAGTCCCGATATCGTCCGGCCATCCTTCAATCGCACCGTCGTTTTCAACTCAGGGTCTCTGGAGAGCTGCTTGATCGCCGCCACCGGCTGTTCCAATTCCAGGCCTGGGTCCTCTCCACGCTGGAGCAGGTCCAGCACCAGCCTGGTGGTGCCGACCTTGAGCGCCGTCGCGTATTCGCACATGTTCGCGTCGCCGAGAATCAGGTGCAGCCGCCGGTACTTCGTCCGGTCGGCATGCGGCTCATCTCGCGTATTCAGGATGGGCCGGTTGTGCATCGTGTCGACGCCTAATTCAGCCTCCATGAAGTCGGCCCGCTGCGAAATCTGAAAGGGACCGGGCACAAACCCGGACTCTTGCGCCTCCATCCCCACCTTCCCGGCTCCGGCCACCAGTTGCCGGCTCACCAGAAACGGCAACAGGCCACTGACCAATTGAGCAAAGGGCAGGGAACGCGACACCAGAAAGTTGTCGTGGCAACCGTAACTGTGGCCGTGAAAGTCGGTGTTATTTTTATAGAGTTGGACATGCGCACCGCCGAGCTGCTGATTCCGTCGATCCGCCGCGCGCTGCACAATACGTTCTCCGGCCCGGTCATGGGCCAGCAGATCTTTGAGCGTGCGACATTCCGGCGTGGAATATTCGGGATGCGTATGGTCGTTGTAAAACCGCGCGCCGTTCGGCAGGACCAGATCGCTCTTCATCTCGTGAAAGGAAAATGGTCGATGCGCATCGACCTTGGCGAAGTCGTCCTCTTCCTTGTCCTGTTGCAGACCCGAGACCCGGAAACCGCGCGCATCCTCGTGCGGATCTTCACCCCGATAGTCCCAGCGCCGTTCAAACTTGCCGGGCAAGTGAGCACGGACCAGTTCCATCGATTCCTCGACGGGATCGACAGCATCCAGATCCTCACGGGTGATGCCATATTCCGTTTCAATACCGAAGAGATGCATAGGCTGTGTCAAATAATCTGGTTGACCAATCGCTCTTCCGTCGGCCGCCCGCGGCGGAACGACGACACACCGACAACCTGCTCGGGATGGTGATCCAGCAGTTTGAGCCATTCTTCGGCCGCATCGTCCGGCGGCAACATCTCGCCTTCGCGATATTCCTCCTGCACCGCATCGAGCAGATCTTGCGCGCGGATTCCGTCCCCGGCAGGCGCTCCGGCCTCTGCCACCACCCGCTCGATCGCCTTCTCCTTCGCCCGCTGGACGATAGAGGACAGGATCGCACCGCTGACGAGATCGCCTCGATACAGCACCTTGTTCTGGCCGTTCCGTAGCCGAATCGATAACACGCGGTTCTGATCGGTCCGCGCGAACAGACTCTCGACCACCTGCTCAATGACGGCGCGGCGGGCGGCTTCATGGTCCTGCCCGTTCCGTTCCAGCAACTCGCGGTCGAGCGGCAACGACGGCGTGAGGTACACCGCGAGAATCTCCACGGCCGCCTCCCGACTCGGCCGCGCGACCTTGATCTTCCGATCGATTCGACCTGGCCTGAGGATCGCCGGATCGATCAGATCCGGCCGGTTGGACGCCAGAATGATCACCACATCCTGGAGCGACTCGATGCCGTCCATTTCGGCGCAGAACATCGGCACCAGCGTATTGTTGATGTTGAACGATCGCATCGACCGCCTGGTCCCCAATACGGACTCGGCTTCGTCGATGAAAATGAACGGCAGAGCCCCCTCTTTCCGTCTGGCGCGCGCCTTGGCAAACAAGTCCCGGACGATCCGCTCGGATTCGCCCAGCCACATGTTCAGAATCTCCGGCCCCTTGATGTGCAGGAACGCGCCGCTCGTGACCGGCGGGTTCTTCGATTTGCCATCCGCAGAAGCCTGTCCCTGTGATTCACGGACGAGCTGAGCCAGGCTGGCAGCTGCGGCCTGCCCGATCAAGGTCTTGCCGCAGCCCGGCGGGCCATAGAGCAGGAAGCCCTTCGGCTGCGTGAATTGATATTTCGTGAAGGTGTCGGCGTGGAGCAGCGGATATTCGATGGCTTTCCGGATGGCTTCGATCGCCTGATGCTGTCCGCCGATTTGCTCCCACGTCACGCTGGGCACTTCATCGAGCAAGTGCGTCCGCGCCTGGCGATTTTCAAATTTCTCGATGGCGATCCGGTGTGTCGGCTCGATCCGGACTTCGTCGCCGGCTTTGAGATCGGCCCCCAGCAAATCGCTGGACCGCTGCAGGATCAACGCCTGCCGGCCCATATCCTGCTCGAAACGGATGCGGCCATCCGGCAACACTTCGGCCACCTTCAGCACCGGCCCGTTGCGGTCATACCCCAGGGCCTTGATCACCGTATAGGCTTCATTCACCAGAATTTGCGTGCCGATCTTGAGCTCCTCGACCGGGAGGCGCGGGTCGATGT
This sequence is a window from Nitrospira sp.. Protein-coding genes within it:
- a CDS encoding ubiquitin-like protein UBact, with the protein product MRYMLMPERREAPGDPMPKPSGPSEEGGGPRRPETGSPDKDNLLKRMRKVDPKQAERYRQRTGQ
- a CDS encoding proteasome accessory factor PafA2 family protein — its product is MHLFGIETEYGITREDLDAVDPVEESMELVRAHLPGKFERRWDYRGEDPHEDARGFRVSGLQQDKEEDDFAKVDAHRPFSFHEMKSDLVLPNGARFYNDHTHPEYSTPECRTLKDLLAHDRAGERIVQRAADRRNQQLGGAHVQLYKNNTDFHGHSYGCHDNFLVSRSLPFAQLVSGLLPFLVSRQLVAGAGKVGMEAQESGFVPGPFQISQRADFMEAELGVDTMHNRPILNTRDEPHADRTKYRRLHLILGDANMCEYATALKVGTTRLVLDLLQRGEDPGLELEQPVAAIKQLSRDPELKTTVRLKDGRTISGLAIQEEYWNVASRCCAGSDPDADWVLREWQETLGALRQNRTQLVGKLDWVTKQWLLETFMREERLVWEDPWLASLDLEYHNVNPDRGLFLGLEMEGKTWRMTSERDIAQALVAGPSDTRGGLRGLCVRRFPEQITGMQWERVQFSGGLRARTLEMGDLFEPDAVQACAALLEAAASPADALAAWSRRKDG
- a CDS encoding AAA family ATPase, which codes for MSDHRNPDQPESGGQQPPRREASASSDPIELIEECLAAFPDGDPRQKLLYKLRHVITAQSVAQDRRDTELKKLNEVVAKLTAPANRVGLLLDVPADAVARIVVGGAEYYANIDPRLPVEELKIGTQILVNEAYTVIKALGYDRNGPVLKVAEVLPDGRIRFEQDMGRQALILQRSSDLLGADLKAGDEVRIEPTHRIAIEKFENRQARTHLLDEVPSVTWEQIGGQHQAIEAIRKAIEYPLLHADTFTKYQFTQPKGFLLYGPPGCGKTLIGQAAAASLAQLVRESQGQASADGKSKNPPVTSGAFLHIKGPEILNMWLGESERIVRDLFAKARARRKEGALPFIFIDEAESVLGTRRSMRSFNINNTLVPMFCAEMDGIESLQDVVIILASNRPDLIDPAILRPGRIDRKIKVARPSREAAVEILAVYLTPSLPLDRELLERNGQDHEAARRAVIEQVVESLFARTDQNRVLSIRLRNGQNKVLYRGDLVSGAILSSIVQRAKEKAIERVVAEAGAPAGDGIRAQDLLDAVQEEYREGEMLPPDDAAEEWLKLLDHHPEQVVGVSSFRRGRPTEERLVNQII
- a CDS encoding proteasome subunit alpha, with protein sequence MGMQGDFFQLLKEQGYQFGNPVAAAAGMEVPTATTILALKYRDGVLVAGDRRATAGNMVMYDRTDKVLEIDRHSVMAIAGVPATAYEMVRVLEHSFKYYRRTQLQELSFEGKLRAVSKLLKENVPAALAGTGAVVPVFAGYDQEQESAKIYFYDILGAEFEAVEYAVSGSGSPTIRGILHYVNTWGPQPLATLPEEQATIQALRLLSSAAEFDSATGGVNRELNLYPVVKLIKASGVQTLPDAELKRLYESEVLRGR
- a CDS encoding proteasome subunit alpha encodes the protein MYEEPYRWIEAVGNRRQYLDEQFAKGSPVVALACADGILMLTVSRGTPKLYEIYDRIALGGMGHPADLEKLRFSLLEMAHVEGFNRSPSDVTGARLMKYGLAPTIKQAFEEIYKAPFIAKILLAELGVKPERDLFLSINYDGNFEESRGWAALGAKASVQGRMRRYVESQPAFAQASLAQAVELALCTWAVGSLAQAASESPAAESSSTRVSEEQTEGDGSSLPDKAALLAHVRQTVAEKALECVLLERRGPGSAKYRALRPAELGGLLPPAVSAPAAT
- a CDS encoding proteasome accessory factor PafA2 family protein; the protein is MLNRIFGLETEYGLLVNQDRPDHSPSWVAQRIRDHIFQIERRGVLDLHHRGHDEPPGNGGFLTNAGRIYIDMGHLEYASPECTTLADLVASDRAGDRIIQDAVTALGLDETVSLIKNNIDHETDATFGSHENYLVTRQFPFSRRGLAPLVTFLVTRQIFTGAGRIGCASDPNEWVQVGGLILHRPGLRDAQDRSIVPFQISQRADYIVNDFFEWVQHNRAIVNTRDEPLADPNQYRRIHLLCGDSNMAEYATALKMGTTGLVLQLIEAGQAPRGLGIQEPVEALQDISRDPDRQWIVGLESGQSMSAVDIQEQFLAAARRHCKGQDEETDWVLEQWESVLTDLRGGYEKLVGRIDWASKLWLLETYREAEQCAWDDPMLKSLDLEYHNLHPERGLCYGLEEEGRGPRLTTDKIVALAQEHPPRNTRAFGRGELVRHLLDSGAAGVVPDAPLDFEEQMACEYIINWSNFKLRGTAPFFMADPFKTYVQDVRSHLAAR